Proteins encoded together in one Coffea arabica cultivar ET-39 chromosome 2c, Coffea Arabica ET-39 HiFi, whole genome shotgun sequence window:
- the LOC113724066 gene encoding uncharacterized protein gives MKSYDATTDPEDHLFAFMRQMRLQMAADAVRCKTFPMFLDGKARQWFQGLPPRSIRSFAQLTRLFSAQFVSSRVFSKSTAHLMTIHQKPEESLREFMVRFNNESLQVRDRDDKVVMAAFINRLRKQKLYTELVERPLKSVREIQDRAHEKANVEEANRLKSMQERLRNDKRRRSTDQIDVRPGQRRKNAYDRLPRTRPLGGDKSWTTLTAPRSRVLAVMEQEGLSRPPRLLAGDMSRRDQGLYCAYHRDVEHDTEDCHHLKKDIEKLIRRGHLGQFIRDERTDQRRERPQPEHLSYSRD, from the coding sequence ATGAAATCTTACGATGCGACCACGGATCCGGAGGATCACCTGTTCGCTTTCATGAGGCAAATGCGCCTGCAAATGGCTGCGGATGCGGTCAGATGCAAGACCTTTCCAATGTTTCTGGACGGAAAGGCGCGTCAATGGTTCCAGGGCCTTCCCCCCAGGTCTATTCGATCCTTTGCCCAGCTCACACGACTGTTCTCAGCACAGTTCGTTTCGTCGCGGGTCTTCTCCAAAAGCACTGCCCACTTGATGACCATCCATCAGAAGCCTGAGGAGTCCTTACGCGAGTTTATGGTGCGCTTCAATAATGAGTCCCTCCAGGTCCGCGACCGGGATGACAAGGTAGTCATGGCCGCCTTTATTAACAGGCTGCGTAAACAGAAACTCTACACCGAACTCGTGGAAAGACCTCTCAAGTCAGTACGAGAGATACAGGACCGAGCTCACGAGAAGGCCAACGTTGAGGAGGCCAATCGCCTAAAGAGCATGCAGGAGAGACTAAGGAACGATAAGCGCAGGAGAAGCACTGATCAGATAGACGTGCGGCCTGGCCAGAGGCGGAAGAATGCCTACGACCGCCTGCCCAGGACTCGGCCCCTGGGAGGAGACAAGTCATGGACTACCCTCACCGCACCTCGATCTCGGGTCCTGGCAGTGATGGAACAGGAAGGGCTCTCCCGACCTCCCCGGCTCTTGGCCGGAGACATGAGCAGACGGGACCAGGGTCTGTACTGTGCGTATCACCGAGATGTGGAACACGATACGGAGGACTGTCATCACCTCAAGAAAGATATCGAAAAGTTGATTAGACGAGGCCACCTCGGGCAATTCATACGTGATGAACGAACTGACCAGCGACGGGAAAGGCCCCAACCGGAGCACCTGAGCTACTCTCGAGACTGA
- the LOC140035554 gene encoding uncharacterized protein, whose protein sequence is MYEEIIYGPENAVPLASNNHEAIVIKVITCNYKVKKVYIDNGSAIDVLYYKTFKELQLEDRQLVPIRTPLIGFAHSPVRPEGMITLMVTVGVSPKCRTVPVNFAVIKEPSSYNMIIGRPTLNALRAVCSTLHLSMKFPTPAGVAKVLGDPEVARTCYIATLKGKEKLVAQTACLEPWEPVEKGERLETDEGLAELSICPE, encoded by the coding sequence ATGTACGAGGAAATCATTTACGGACCTGAGAATGCGGTCCCTTTGGCCTCTAATAATCACGAAGCCATCGTGATAAAGGTCATTACCTGCAACTACAAGGTAAAAAAGGTATACATAGACAATGGTAGTGCCATAGACGTACTGTATTATAAGACCTTTAAGGAGCTACAGCTAGAGGATAGACAGCTCGTCCCAATTCGAACTCCATTGATCGGTTTTGCACATTCTCCGGTGAGGCCGGAGGGAATGATAACTCTCATGGTTACGGTGGGGGTGTCTCCGAAGTGCCGAACTGTTCCGGTAAATTTCGCGGTGATAAAAGAGCCTTCATCGTACAATATGATTATAGGGCGGCCCACCCTGAACGCCCTTCGGGCTGTCTGCTCCACCTTGCACCTCAGTATGAAATTTCCTACTCCTGCTGGGGTAGCTAAGGTGCTCGGAGATCCAGAGGTGGCCAGGACCTGTTACATTGCAACTCTTAAGGGCAAAGAAAAGTTAGTTGCTCAGACAGCTTGTTTGGAACCCTGGGAGCCTGTGGAGAAAGGAGAGAGACTGGAGACGGACGAGGGACTGGCCGAGCTGTCGATCTGCCCGGAGTGA
- the LOC113726832 gene encoding uncharacterized protein, with protein sequence MGSEFELVEERLKTFLGQLQTEFAILDRIVYKNKNQHRRCSYFQYLLKVRRDLRLLQSAKLEEILNSCFLVIHGKRPKQKLQLLESLKRRRCDGGKYNFLERLLGVARLLSKMVEPMLKAAVDISKLLAQSFFMGFSLTILSLLARLRVLIQQILLDVVCVYDSVSSLSRKEQAIKITEEGFEVFREYYPIKEQFISLECIWQTDKYILVEKMNESESKTQGKDGREDVSQRASPVQYQSIEVLLGDYETGKAYPEAAVEGPDGMTKDNGSLADPVSESNEEKHLRDGSSGAGPTANSNMALEGGLLTTSSSSTHSNPLKRKAGKEKVAFMSVQAPSPSTSNKLDSGFKLTDKVDEQKEDPFFSLLTGGNKNTSVF encoded by the exons ATGGGTTCGGAATTTGAATTAGTTGAGGAGAGATTGAAGACTTTTTTGGGTCAGCTGCAGACAGAATTTGCAATTCTCGATAGAATTGTCTACAAAAATAAGAATCAGCATCGAAGGTGCTCTTATTTTCAGTACCTGCTTAAG GTTAGAAGGGATTTGAGGCTTCTGCAATCAGCAAAGTTGGAGGAAATCTTGAATTCCTGCTTTCTGGTAATCCATGGCAAAAGGCCTAAACAAAAACTGCAGCTTTTGGAAAG TTTGAAGCGGAGAAGGTGTGATGGTGGCAAATATAACTTTTTGGAAAGGCTTCTTGGAGTTGCACGTTTACTATCAAAG ATGGTTGAGCCAATGTTGAAGGCAGCTGT AGATATATCTAAACTGCTTGCTCAATCATTCTTCATGGGATTTTCACTGACCATTTTGTCACTGCTTGCACGCCTTCGAGTCTTGATTCAACAA ATACTCCTTGATGTTGTTTGTGTATACGACTCCGTTTCTTCACTATCTCGAAAGGAGCAGGCTATTAAAATTACTGAAGAAGGTTTCGAG GTATTTAGGGAATATTATCCTATAAAGGAGCAATTTATCTCCTTAGAATGCATTTGGCAGACAGATAAGTATATATTAgttgaaaaaatgaatgaaagtgAATCCAAAACCCAAGGAAAGGATGGCAGGGAAGATGTTTCCCAAAGGGCATCTCCAGTGCAGTATCAGAGCATTGAGGTTTTGCTTGGAG ATTACGAAACCGGCAAGGCATATCCTGAAGCTGCTGTAGAAGGTCCTGATGGCATGACGAAGGACAATGGTTCATTAGCTGATCCTGTTTCAGAAAGTAATGAAGAGAAGCATCTAAGAGATGGTTCTTCTGGTGCAGGACCAACTGCAAACAGTAATATGGCTCTAGAAGGTGGCCTGCTCACAACTTCAAGCTCATCTACACATTCGAATCCTTTAAAACGCAAGGCTGGGAAGGAAAAAGTTGCCTTCATGTCCGTGCAAGCTCCTTCACCATCAACATCAAACAAACTTGATTCTGGTTTCAAACTGACGGACAAAGTTGATGAACAGAAAGAAGATCCTTTCTTCAGTCTGCTTACTGGTGGAAATAAGAACACGAGTGTATTTTAG